The following are from one region of the Treponema denticola genome:
- a CDS encoding type II toxin-antitoxin system RelE/ParE family toxin, with product MIKSFADSETEKIWKGNKSPKLPPEIHKRAFAKLLIINSAEKEDDLRIPPGNRFEHLLGDLKDYCSIRINSQWRIQFKFLNNEAYEVQIVDYH from the coding sequence ATGATTAAATCGTTTGCAGATTCAGAGACAGAAAAAATCTGGAAAGGCAATAAATCACCTAAGCTTCCGCCTGAAATACATAAGAGAGCTTTTGCTAAATTATTGATAATTAATTCGGCGGAAAAAGAGGATGATCTAAGGATTCCTCCGGGAAATAGATTTGAACATCTTCTTGGAGATTTAAAGGACTATTGTTCAATAAGAATAAATAGTCAATGGAGAATACAGTTTAAGTTTCTAAACAATGAAGCTTATGAAGTACAGATTGTGGATTACCACTAA
- the yedF gene encoding sulfurtransferase-like selenium metabolism protein YedF, with protein MIEVNAMGQACPIPVIMAKKAVRENTGKENISVKVDNEVATQNLSKMAAQLGIGVEVNKISEKEFSVLLKAKDGVNLNPVAVPQTSSGEYAVVINSDQMGSGDEGFGKKLLEGFIYALTEQDVLPKFVVCYNSGVKLTTENEKTVNDLKALASQGCEVLSCGLCLDFYGLKEKLKVGSPTNMYRITEIMRTHFVVRP; from the coding sequence ATGATAGAAGTAAATGCGATGGGACAGGCTTGTCCTATTCCCGTTATTATGGCAAAAAAGGCTGTCAGGGAAAATACGGGTAAAGAAAATATCTCGGTCAAGGTTGATAATGAGGTTGCAACTCAAAACCTTTCAAAGATGGCGGCTCAGCTCGGCATAGGGGTTGAAGTAAACAAAATCAGTGAAAAAGAGTTTTCCGTTCTTTTAAAGGCTAAAGACGGTGTAAATTTAAATCCTGTTGCCGTTCCTCAAACTTCAAGCGGAGAATATGCTGTTGTGATAAATTCGGATCAGATGGGCTCTGGAGATGAAGGCTTCGGCAAAAAGCTTTTAGAAGGCTTTATCTATGCCCTCACGGAACAGGATGTACTTCCCAAGTTCGTTGTCTGCTATAATTCGGGTGTAAAGCTTACAACCGAAAACGAAAAAACCGTAAACGACTTAAAGGCTCTTGCTTCTCAAGGCTGCGAGGTTCTGTCTTGCGGCTTGTGTCTGGACTTTTACGGTCTTAAAGAAAAGCTCAAGGTAGGAAGCCCTACAAATATGTACCGCATTACCGAAATTATGCGCACCCACTTTGTAGTACGCCCATAG
- a CDS encoding HigA family addiction module antitoxin gives MDKRFELPTVGEILLEEFLEPLNITPYRLSKDLGVSSSSILDLVHGKRKITVEMALRLSKYFGTTSKFWLNMQNELDLREAELKLVNDLEKIPNCKQMA, from the coding sequence ATGGATAAAAGATTTGAATTACCGACAGTTGGTGAAATTTTACTAGAAGAGTTCCTCGAACCTTTAAATATTACTCCGTATAGACTTTCAAAAGATTTAGGTGTTTCTTCCAGTTCAATTTTGGATTTAGTTCACGGAAAAAGAAAAATAACTGTTGAAATGGCTTTGAGACTTTCTAAATATTTTGGGACGACTTCTAAGTTCTGGCTTAATATGCAGAATGAATTGGATTTAAGGGAAGCAGAGTTAAAACTCGTAAATGATTTAGAGAAAATTCCAAATTGTAAGCAGATGGCATAA
- a CDS encoding SIR2 family NAD-dependent protein deacylase, with protein MTEKIEKLKQVLSEAETIVIGAGSGLSTSAGFTYSGERFEKYFSDFEVKYGFHDMYSGGFTPFESLEEHWAYWSRYIMINRYMDPPKPVYKDLFSLVKDKDYFVITTNVDHCFQKAGFDKNRLFYTQGDYGLFQCSEPCHEETYDNEKQIRAMWEFRNEMKVPTELVPRCPVCGKPMSMNLRADHTFVTDKGWYKASKQYEKFLQTRNIIKNGEQEGDGKVLFFELGVGGNTPGIIKYPFWQMTEKNPNAGYACINFGEAVVPLKIEEQSICINDDIGEVLKKMV; from the coding sequence ATGACAGAGAAGATTGAGAAATTAAAACAGGTTCTTTCCGAAGCGGAAACAATTGTCATCGGTGCCGGAAGCGGGCTTTCCACTTCGGCAGGATTTACTTATTCCGGTGAACGGTTTGAAAAATATTTTTCGGATTTTGAGGTAAAATACGGTTTTCATGATATGTATTCCGGAGGGTTCACTCCTTTTGAATCTCTCGAAGAGCATTGGGCATATTGGAGCCGTTATATTATGATAAACCGCTATATGGATCCGCCAAAACCGGTTTATAAAGATTTGTTTTCGCTTGTGAAGGACAAGGATTATTTTGTGATCACAACAAATGTAGACCATTGCTTTCAAAAAGCCGGCTTTGACAAGAACCGGCTATTTTACACGCAGGGCGACTACGGATTGTTTCAATGCAGCGAGCCGTGTCATGAGGAAACTTATGACAACGAAAAACAAATCCGAGCAATGTGGGAATTTCGCAATGAAATGAAAGTTCCGACAGAACTTGTTCCCCGTTGTCCTGTTTGCGGAAAGCCGATGAGCATGAATCTTAGGGCAGACCACACTTTTGTAACGGATAAAGGTTGGTACAAGGCATCAAAACAATATGAAAAGTTTTTGCAAACTCGGAATATAATAAAAAACGGTGAACAGGAAGGCGACGGAAAAGTTTTGTTCTTTGAACTCGGCGTCGGCGGAAACACACCCGGAATCATAAAGTATCCGTTTTGGCAGATGACCGAAAAAAATCCGAATGCGGGTTATGCTTGCATCAATTTTGGAGAAGCCGTTGTGCCGCTCAAAATAGAAGAGCAATCTATCTGTATCAATGACGATATTGGCGAAGTCTTAAAGAAAATGGTATAA
- a CDS encoding DUF3343 domain-containing protein, which yields MKTYGVFSFSSSHHAIAAEAVTADAVIASGEVSDAEALETSGDFSSAASEGLTEARLIPLPPEISAGCGLVLRVNEEGIKMASHLLSEAEIPYTGIYLLKIETNKRFVEKYDLS from the coding sequence TTGAAAACCTACGGAGTTTTTTCATTTTCGTCTTCTCATCATGCGATAGCGGCTGAAGCTGTAACTGCTGACGCAGTTATAGCTTCAGGTGAAGTTTCCGATGCTGAAGCATTGGAAACTTCGGGAGATTTTTCTTCTGCGGCAAGTGAGGGCCTGACTGAGGCGAGGCTTATTCCTCTTCCGCCTGAAATATCTGCGGGCTGCGGTTTAGTTTTACGGGTAAATGAAGAAGGCATAAAAATGGCTTCACACCTTTTAAGCGAGGCCGAAATTCCTTATACGGGAATTTATCTTTTAAAAATAGAAACAAATAAGAGGTTTGTGGAAAAATATGATCTATCTTGA
- a CDS encoding Rrf2 family transcriptional regulator, with translation MKISIRFTAAVHTLLCIRYFEKDMRVTSDFISASTGVNAVIIRKILLQLQKAGLVETAAGVGGSHLAQAADKITLLDVYNAINEGEEERDIFNFHPNPNSKCPVGSKIHLVLDAKLDDAQKAMKDSLNKTTIADLSKDI, from the coding sequence ATGAAAATAAGTATTCGTTTTACGGCAGCGGTACATACTCTTTTGTGTATCCGGTATTTTGAAAAAGATATGCGTGTTACTTCGGATTTTATTTCTGCAAGCACAGGCGTAAATGCCGTTATCATAAGAAAAATTTTGCTTCAGTTACAAAAAGCGGGACTTGTGGAAACTGCCGCAGGGGTCGGCGGGTCGCACTTGGCTCAAGCAGCAGATAAAATAACGCTTCTCGATGTTTACAACGCAATCAATGAGGGAGAGGAAGAGAGGGATATTTTTAATTTTCATCCTAATCCGAATTCTAAATGTCCTGTGGGAAGTAAAATTCATCTTGTGCTTGATGCTAAATTGGATGATGCCCAAAAAGCAATGAAGGATTCGCTTAACAAAACAACTATTGCCGATTTAAGTAAAGATATCTAA
- a CDS encoding protein-ADP-ribose hydrolase produces the protein MTQTERRRFLIEYLLAENSQYRGVQIPESETEQKYLLRSLVNVRHAVPASEEFLHIEDEYLQEEIKLRGITDIADLVPACGDLYIWRGDITTLKVDAIVNAANSGMTGCWQPCHSCIDNCIHTFAGIRLRAACDSIIKKQGHEEPTGQAKITPAFNLPCKFVLHTVGPIADGHPTQTDCDLLSSCYKSCLDLAHDKGLKSIAFCCISTGVFGFPQEEAAQIAVAAVREWKEKNETSGSSPNVTGTTGGMKVVFNVFTEKDEEIYERLLYDRED, from the coding sequence ATGACACAGACAGAGCGGAGGCGTTTTTTGATTGAATATCTTCTCGCAGAAAATTCACAATATAGAGGAGTGCAGATTCCTGAAAGTGAAACAGAGCAAAAATATCTTCTTCGCTCACTTGTGAATGTGCGTCATGCCGTTCCTGCGAGTGAAGAGTTTTTGCATATTGAAGATGAGTATTTGCAGGAAGAAATTAAATTGCGCGGAATTACCGACATAGCGGATTTGGTTCCGGCTTGTGGTGATCTTTACATTTGGCGAGGCGACATCACTACACTCAAAGTTGACGCAATCGTGAACGCAGCGAACAGCGGAATGACAGGCTGCTGGCAGCCCTGTCACTCCTGTATCGACAACTGCATACACACCTTTGCAGGAATAAGGCTCCGTGCCGCCTGCGATTCGATTATAAAAAAGCAAGGGCATGAGGAGCCGACGGGACAAGCAAAAATCACACCTGCGTTTAATCTGCCGTGTAAGTTTGTGCTTCATACTGTAGGTCCGATTGCGGACGGACATCCTACTCAAACTGATTGCGATTTGCTTTCTTCATGTTATAAATCTTGTCTTGATTTGGCGCATGATAAGGGCCTTAAATCAATAGCGTTTTGCTGTATTTCAACAGGCGTTTTCGGTTTTCCGCAGGAGGAGGCGGCACAAATTGCGGTTGCTGCCGTCAGGGAATGGAAAGAAAAAAATGAGACATCAGGTTCAAGCCCGAACGTGACAGGAACTACCGGCGGGATGAAGGTTGTGTTTAATGTGTTCACTGAAAAAGATGAAGAAATTTATGAGAGGCTTTTGTATGACAGAGAAGATTGA
- a CDS encoding aminotransferase class V-fold PLP-dependent enzyme produces MIYLDNSATSLQKPESVAQEVFKGIASHQFGNPGRGAHSTAHAALAELFKTRQTLAKLFNIKNPLNVALCQNATSALNLVIKSLFSGKENTHIITTVLEHNSVLRPLYQLEKEGAELSIIPIQDGFLCYELIEKEIKSNTKAIIVNHCSNVIGSICDLDYVHSICKKYGLILIVDASQSAGTIPIDVSKYGQSIFCFTGHKGLYGPQGTGGIIVNGNFEFAPVFSGGSGVHSFDKTHPSEMPDIFEAGTMNVPSFMGLNAGASYILETGITSIQKKLADLKLLFIEEIKTIPNLKIYGNPWSEKTGAVVGINIGDIPSGEISRLLDEDFGIASRPGAHCAPLVHKALGTEEQGIVRFSFSSFNTFEEIKQAAEALKKIAHNA; encoded by the coding sequence ATGATCTATCTTGACAATAGCGCAACCTCCCTTCAAAAGCCGGAAAGTGTAGCTCAAGAGGTGTTTAAGGGAATTGCTTCACATCAATTCGGGAATCCGGGGAGAGGAGCTCATAGTACGGCACATGCAGCCCTCGCAGAGCTTTTTAAAACACGACAAACCTTGGCAAAGCTTTTTAATATAAAAAATCCCTTAAATGTTGCCCTTTGTCAAAATGCTACATCTGCCTTAAACCTCGTCATAAAAAGCCTTTTTTCTGGTAAAGAAAATACTCACATTATAACTACTGTTCTTGAGCATAACTCGGTTTTGCGCCCCCTTTATCAGCTTGAAAAGGAGGGAGCCGAACTTTCAATTATCCCTATCCAAGACGGCTTTTTGTGTTATGAGCTCATAGAAAAAGAGATCAAATCAAACACCAAAGCCATTATCGTAAACCACTGCTCAAACGTGATAGGCTCAATCTGTGATTTGGACTATGTTCATTCCATATGCAAAAAATACGGTCTAATCTTAATCGTCGATGCTTCTCAAAGTGCGGGTACAATTCCTATAGATGTTTCAAAATACGGGCAAAGTATTTTTTGTTTTACCGGACACAAGGGGCTTTACGGGCCTCAGGGTACTGGCGGTATTATCGTAAACGGAAATTTCGAGTTTGCCCCCGTCTTTTCGGGAGGAAGCGGAGTTCACTCTTTCGATAAAACTCACCCCTCCGAGATGCCCGACATTTTTGAAGCAGGCACCATGAATGTTCCGTCCTTTATGGGCTTAAATGCCGGGGCTTCCTATATTTTAGAAACAGGAATTACTTCCATTCAAAAGAAATTGGCCGATTTAAAATTGCTTTTTATAGAGGAAATAAAAACTATTCCTAATCTTAAAATATACGGAAATCCTTGGAGCGAAAAAACAGGGGCTGTTGTAGGTATAAACATAGGAGATATTCCCTCGGGAGAAATAAGCCGCCTCCTCGATGAAGACTTCGGCATAGCAAGCCGGCCGGGAGCTCACTGTGCTCCCTTGGTACACAAGGCACTCGGAACCGAAGAACAAGGCATAGTCCGTTTTAGTTTTTCCTCTTTTAATACCTTTGAAGAAATCAAACAAGCTGCCGAAGCCTTAAAAAAAATAGCTCATAACGCATAA
- a CDS encoding single-stranded DNA-binding protein, with amino-acid sequence MKSLNSLIIEGNMVREPVLKTTANGTDICTFSIASNRNYKKDDAFVQETSYFDVESWASLAKLCEQNGAKGRGVRVVGRIKQDRWVGTDGKNYSKVKVVAEHVEFKPIFKNAGEKTQAKEEVLIEEKVMAF; translated from the coding sequence ATGAAATCATTAAATTCACTCATTATTGAAGGAAACATGGTTAGGGAACCTGTTTTAAAGACTACGGCAAACGGAACAGACATCTGTACTTTTTCTATTGCTTCAAATAGAAACTACAAAAAAGACGATGCCTTTGTGCAGGAAACTTCTTATTTTGATGTAGAGTCATGGGCAAGTCTTGCAAAATTATGCGAGCAAAACGGGGCTAAGGGCAGGGGAGTCCGCGTTGTAGGCAGAATTAAGCAGGATAGATGGGTCGGTACCGATGGAAAAAACTACAGCAAGGTAAAGGTTGTTGCAGAACATGTAGAGTTTAAGCCCATCTTTAAAAATGCAGGCGAAAAAACACAGGCAAAGGAGGAGGTGCTTATTGAAGAAAAAGTAATGGCATTTTAA
- the secF gene encoding protein translocase subunit SecF, which produces MKKIISFSKFFVPCIIFSIGLIAFGVIGYFTKGINFGIDFQAGFIEKVKIAPTAVELSYEGPLTVSFSQGISDISITTTSLDGENKSYVFKFADNPTLKDFADGLASIDGLKVKVTASGNELLKNLFSNSESSSRLSANVFRLHHLEKGLKPINTDEVRHALSSIPSVSVQQLGTPEDRYFQIRLADDGKYEDANKELRSIINTALNAAYGIENIAVISTDFVGSRFSSSLAQQAILLVGGALVLIFVYAMFRFQWNFSLAAIIALLHDTLVMIMFISWTQMEFNSTTIAAILTIIGYSINDTIVIFDRIREKIHLEPKLECNEILDKALTEVFTRTIITTLTTMVAVIALYLFTTDSMKDFALALIVGLISGTYSSIYIASYFIALTSKGKKAGEMITRGKKAPGELSGAVI; this is translated from the coding sequence ATGAAAAAAATAATCAGTTTTTCGAAATTTTTCGTTCCGTGCATTATTTTCAGTATAGGGCTTATAGCCTTCGGAGTTATAGGGTATTTTACCAAAGGAATAAATTTCGGTATTGACTTTCAGGCCGGTTTTATCGAAAAGGTAAAAATAGCCCCTACGGCAGTAGAACTTTCCTATGAAGGACCTTTAACGGTTTCCTTCTCTCAAGGTATATCCGACATTTCGATTACTACCACCTCTCTGGATGGAGAAAACAAATCTTATGTCTTTAAGTTTGCCGATAATCCGACTCTTAAAGACTTCGCTGACGGCCTTGCCTCTATTGATGGTTTAAAGGTAAAAGTTACCGCTTCGGGAAATGAGCTTCTTAAAAACTTGTTTTCCAACTCGGAATCTTCTTCCCGTCTTTCGGCTAATGTGTTTAGACTTCACCATTTGGAAAAAGGTCTTAAACCGATAAATACCGATGAGGTCCGCCATGCACTTTCTTCAATACCCTCAGTTTCGGTTCAACAACTGGGAACGCCTGAAGACAGGTATTTTCAGATAAGACTTGCCGATGACGGAAAATATGAAGACGCAAACAAAGAATTACGCTCGATTATAAACACTGCCTTAAATGCAGCCTACGGAATCGAAAACATTGCAGTTATAAGTACGGACTTTGTAGGTTCACGTTTTTCTTCTTCGTTGGCACAACAGGCAATATTGCTGGTAGGCGGCGCCTTGGTTTTAATCTTTGTTTATGCAATGTTCCGCTTTCAGTGGAATTTTTCGCTCGCAGCAATTATTGCTCTGCTTCACGATACGCTCGTAATGATTATGTTTATTTCGTGGACACAGATGGAATTTAATTCTACGACGATAGCCGCCATTCTTACGATTATAGGTTATTCCATAAACGACACAATAGTTATCTTTGACCGTATCCGCGAAAAGATTCATCTTGAACCTAAGCTGGAATGCAACGAAATTTTGGACAAAGCTTTGACTGAGGTATTTACCAGAACAATTATTACAACCCTTACGACTATGGTTGCAGTTATAGCGCTTTATTTGTTTACCACCGATTCGATGAAGGATTTTGCCTTAGCCCTAATTGTAGGTCTTATAAGCGGAACCTATTCGTCAATCTATATCGCGTCTTATTTTATCGCTCTTACCTCCAAGGGTAAAAAAGCCGGAGAGATGATTACCAGAGGCAAAAAAGCCCCGGGTGAGCTTTCAGGCGCGGTTATCTAA
- the yajC gene encoding preprotein translocase subunit YajC: MNFMPLLQGTAPGGFGSFGFLIPMLLVFVIFYFLLIRPQKKEQQKTEKMISQLQKGDKIITIGGIHGVVSSTKEKTIIIKVDDNCKIEINRSAVGAVLKDEPPKPDFGGEGEKKKSLFGKKADDSANDDTVSQNESK; encoded by the coding sequence ATGAATTTTATGCCTTTATTGCAAGGAACCGCTCCGGGCGGTTTCGGCTCCTTCGGTTTTTTAATACCGATGCTCTTGGTGTTCGTTATTTTTTATTTTTTGCTTATCCGCCCGCAGAAAAAGGAACAGCAAAAAACCGAAAAGATGATTTCTCAGCTTCAAAAGGGGGATAAGATCATCACTATCGGCGGTATTCACGGTGTTGTGAGCTCAACAAAAGAAAAGACAATTATCATAAAAGTTGATGACAACTGTAAGATTGAAATTAACCGTTCTGCAGTAGGGGCCGTTTTAAAAGATGAGCCTCCAAAGCCTGATTTCGGAGGAGAAGGCGAAAAGAAAAAATCTCTATTCGGAAAAAAGGCCGATGACTCCGCAAATGACGATACAGTTTCACAAAACGAGTCAAAATAA
- the secD gene encoding protein translocase subunit SecD: MSKRFRFIVVLLVIALCFVFLHPTLKWYFWTNQEDKALALASREKIKDYSENMARADVDKLIEMAASNSTEPLSEKYAPIIKEAKTRRKALGMEIPSKWTAQDVAASFKLSSKEKFIPIAQSILETAYRDSILGIKNYQTNAVKLGLDLSGGMLVIIKADLDAAISADGASSDTIADSKKAAMTLAMDTLRSRIDKFGLTDPVIRRQGDDRIYIEMPGAADADKINSIIMGRGILAFHIVDDEATQSFREYYRNNPGKTFDADYNLLNPEIIPEDCMVLGVYHKDAYGIDERDDREPFLVVKKQAGLEGKHLVSVDTSTDQRSNNPLVNFSLDAEGAKIFAELTANNVGKRLAIVSDNKIKSAPNLKEPITGGSGSISGMSATEANNLKTVLRTAWLNVPLQLETQQVVGASLGDEKINEGIKALQWGLIAVLLFMLVFYKEAGINACIAQILNLYIMFSILSAFNLTLTLPSIAGMILTIGMAVDANVVVFERIKEELILGKTREASINAGFEHAFSAIMDSNITTFIAAFFLSILGTGPIKGFAYSLAIGVVSSVFTALFVSRLIFDFGTQTLKLEKIHISWRKL, encoded by the coding sequence ATGAGCAAAAGATTTAGGTTTATCGTTGTTCTTCTTGTCATCGCCTTGTGCTTTGTTTTCTTACACCCTACCCTTAAATGGTATTTTTGGACAAATCAAGAAGATAAGGCATTAGCCTTGGCATCAAGAGAAAAGATTAAAGATTATTCCGAAAACATGGCAAGAGCTGATGTTGATAAGCTTATAGAAATGGCTGCTTCGAACTCAACAGAGCCTCTTTCGGAAAAATATGCCCCTATTATTAAAGAAGCTAAGACCCGTAGAAAGGCCTTAGGTATGGAAATCCCTTCTAAATGGACGGCTCAAGATGTTGCTGCAAGCTTTAAGCTTTCATCAAAAGAAAAATTTATACCCATAGCCCAGTCTATTCTAGAAACTGCATATAGAGATTCCATTTTAGGCATAAAAAACTATCAAACAAATGCCGTTAAACTGGGTCTTGACTTATCGGGCGGTATGTTGGTTATTATCAAAGCCGACTTGGATGCTGCAATTTCTGCCGATGGAGCAAGCAGCGATACAATAGCCGACTCAAAGAAGGCTGCCATGACTTTGGCCATGGACACCCTCCGAAGCCGAATAGATAAATTCGGTCTTACAGACCCTGTAATTAGACGCCAAGGAGATGATAGAATCTACATTGAAATGCCGGGAGCAGCCGATGCAGATAAGATAAACTCCATTATCATGGGCCGAGGTATTTTAGCCTTCCATATAGTGGATGATGAAGCTACTCAGTCATTTAGAGAATATTACCGAAACAATCCGGGAAAAACCTTTGATGCCGATTACAATCTTTTAAACCCCGAAATTATTCCTGAAGACTGTATGGTACTAGGTGTATATCACAAAGATGCCTACGGTATAGATGAAAGAGACGATAGAGAACCCTTCCTTGTCGTAAAAAAACAGGCAGGTCTTGAAGGAAAACACCTCGTAAGTGTTGACACTTCGACAGATCAAAGATCCAATAACCCCCTCGTAAACTTTTCTCTTGATGCTGAAGGAGCAAAGATATTTGCAGAATTAACGGCAAACAATGTCGGAAAACGACTTGCCATAGTTTCGGACAACAAGATAAAGTCTGCCCCTAACCTCAAAGAGCCTATCACCGGAGGTTCGGGAAGCATAAGCGGAATGTCTGCAACAGAGGCAAACAACCTTAAAACCGTTTTACGGACTGCATGGCTAAATGTTCCTCTCCAGCTTGAAACACAGCAGGTTGTAGGAGCCAGCTTAGGAGACGAAAAAATTAATGAAGGTATTAAGGCCTTGCAGTGGGGCTTAATTGCAGTTTTGCTTTTTATGCTTGTATTCTATAAGGAAGCAGGAATCAATGCCTGTATTGCCCAAATTTTAAACCTTTATATCATGTTCAGTATTCTTTCAGCCTTCAATTTAACTCTTACCTTGCCCAGTATTGCGGGTATGATTTTAACCATAGGTATGGCTGTAGATGCTAACGTTGTTGTTTTCGAAAGAATAAAAGAAGAGCTAATTCTTGGTAAAACAAGGGAAGCCTCAATAAACGCCGGCTTTGAACATGCCTTTTCTGCAATTATGGACTCAAACATTACAACATTCATTGCAGCCTTCTTTTTATCAATTCTCGGAACCGGACCGATAAAGGGCTTTGCATACAGCTTAGCAATAGGTGTTGTTTCTTCAGTATTTACCGCTTTGTTTGTTTCAAGATTAATTTTTGACTTTGGAACTCAAACATTAAAATTGGAGAAGATTCATATCAGCTGGAGGAAGTTATAA
- a CDS encoding DMT family transporter, translating into MNKNIIAIIYAVAAAAFYALNVPCSKMLLQNISPVFMAGLLYIGAGLGVGILYLFNFKKEQKSERLGKTDLPYTLGMIGLDIVAPILLMLGVKYGTSSNASLLGNFEIVATALIALIIFKEKVTWRLWLAILFITASSIILSFENIEGLNFSIGSLFVLGATSCWGLENNCTRRMSDKSTYQIVTIKGLCSGFGSIIVAFVSGEIDFTLKYIPFALLLGFVSYGLSIFTYIRAQKYLGAAKTSAYYSIAPFIGTFLAFVLLKEKISTKYISALFVMIIGTAFAVYDTLIRKHLHGHRHTFTHTHNGITHTHTISHSHLHNHFISDSKHGHHHSIEELENELKNETRK; encoded by the coding sequence ATGAATAAAAATATAATCGCAATTATTTACGCAGTTGCTGCAGCAGCTTTTTATGCATTAAATGTTCCTTGCTCCAAAATGCTCCTTCAAAATATTTCACCTGTATTTATGGCCGGGCTTCTTTATATTGGAGCAGGACTTGGTGTAGGAATTTTGTATTTATTCAATTTTAAAAAAGAGCAAAAATCTGAACGGCTTGGTAAAACTGATTTACCGTACACTTTGGGAATGATTGGTCTTGATATTGTAGCTCCAATTTTGTTAATGCTTGGGGTGAAATACGGAACTTCATCAAATGCATCTTTGCTTGGAAATTTTGAAATAGTAGCTACAGCATTAATTGCATTGATTATATTCAAGGAAAAAGTGACATGGAGATTATGGCTTGCAATTCTTTTTATTACGGCTTCAAGTATAATTCTTTCGTTTGAAAATATTGAAGGATTAAATTTTTCCATAGGCTCTTTGTTTGTTCTTGGAGCAACAAGTTGCTGGGGATTGGAAAATAATTGTACCCGCAGAATGTCAGATAAAAGTACATATCAGATTGTAACAATAAAAGGACTTTGTTCAGGATTTGGTTCGATAATTGTAGCTTTTGTTTCCGGTGAAATCGATTTTACTCTTAAATATATTCCTTTCGCATTATTGTTGGGATTTGTATCCTACGGATTAAGTATTTTTACATACATTCGTGCTCAAAAATACTTGGGTGCAGCTAAAACAAGTGCATATTATTCGATTGCACCATTTATAGGAACATTTTTGGCTTTTGTATTATTAAAAGAAAAAATATCAACTAAATATATATCGGCATTATTCGTAATGATTATAGGTACAGCCTTTGCCGTGTATGACACATTAATTAGAAAACATTTGCACGGACATAGGCATACATTTACACATACACATAACGGCATAACGCATACCCATACAATATCCCATTCTCATTTACATAATCACTTTATTTCTGATTCAAAACATGGTCATCATCATAGCATTGAGGAATTAGAGAATGAATTGAAAAATGAGACAAGAAAATAA